The following proteins are encoded in a genomic region of Cryptomeria japonica chromosome 11, Sugi_1.0, whole genome shotgun sequence:
- the LOC131049228 gene encoding acyltransferase GLAUCE, translating into MGKVVMEDLKIKVEAPFAVYPAETKAARSMFLSNIDQTLVAPVGTLSFFSAPPTMTFQEVVDSYVKALSQMLVTYDFMAGRLKLNEEEDRLEIECNGAGAFFAVASTDLTMDDLGDIATPNLAFRRFVLCDYVALSHQQPHLPLFTLQATRFKCGGFVVGAGLNHCILDGISCFHMMINLASIAMGKGLPITPFVDRALLKARDPPTIAYQHNEYSKISELPPTLTLTANFSGRGKDVTASAAHMAEAQEEENVLKLFSLSGEAIERLKEKGAEEGWKCSSFEVVTALVWKARMAAVEDEDDEIATVLFPMDVRSKIEPALPKEYAGNAVIPGHARASVKEVRDEALGVLVRKVQEGLRRINDDYVRSMLDWLEVNKGIPCAVRSFSVVAWWKLGMDQVQFPWGKPLHLGPVIFSHSQDLVLLLPHHHGHGLNIVIALLPSQMSKFERILPLLLD; encoded by the exons ATGGGGAAAGTTGTGATGGAGGATCTGAAAATAAAAGTGGAGGCTCCATTTGCAGTGTATCCGGCAGAAACGAAGGCGGCACGATCTATGTTTCTGTCGAACATAGACCAGACACTGGTGGCTCCTGTGGGAACTCTCTCCTTTTTCTCGGCACCTCCCACCATGACTTTCCAGGAGGTGGTTGACAGCTACGTGAAGGCGCTCAGCCAAATGCTGGTAACCTACGACTTCATGGCGGGAAGGCTCAAATTAAACGAGGAAGAAGATCGGCTGGAGATCGAGTGCAACGGCGCCGGTGCCTTTTTTGCCGTTGCCTCCACCGACCTAACCATGGATGACCTCGGCGACATCGCCACTCCTAACCTCGCTTTTCGACGCTTCGTTTTGTGTGACTACGTCGCACTCTCACACCAACAACCTCATCTTCCCCTCTTCACCTTGCAG GCCACTCGTTTCAAGTGCGGAGGATTCGTTGTGGGAGCGGGGCTGAACCACTGCATTCTTGATGGGATTTCGTGTTTTCACATGATGATTAACCTGGCGTCCATCGCAATGGGAAAAGGCTTGCCCATCACTCCCTTCGTGGATCGAGCCCTTCtcaaagccagggatcctcccaccATTGCCTACCAACATAACGAGTACTCCAAGATCTCTGAACTTCCGCCCACCTTAACGCTCACCGCCAATTTCAGCGGACGAGGAAAAGACGTGACCGCGTCCGCCGCGCACATGGCTGAGGCGCAAGAAGAAGAAAATGTTCTGAAGCTGTTTTCGCTTTCTGGAGAAGCGATAGAGCGGCTGAAAGAGAAGGGCGCTGAGGAGGGTTGGAAATGCAGCAGTTTTGAAGTGGTGACAGCACTGGTGTGGAAGGCGCGGATGGCGGCGgtggaggatgaggatgatgagatagcGACTGTGTTGTTTCCAATGGACGTGAGGTCCAAGATTGAGCCGGCACTGCCCAAAGAGTACGCGGGCAACGCGGTGATACCCGGTCATGCGAGAGCAAGCGTTAAGGAAGTGCGCGATGAGGCTCTGGGGGTGTTGGTGCGCAAGGTTCAGGAGGGGTTGCGTAGGATCAACGATGACTATGTGAGATCTATGTTAGATTGGTTGGAGGTTAACAAGGGAATTCCCTGTGCAGTGCGGAGCTTCTCGGTGGTGGCGTGGTGGAAGCTGGGAATGGATCAAGTGCAGTTTCCCTGGGGAAAGCCGCTGCACCTTGGTCCTGTCATTTTCTCTCACTCGCAGGACCTCGTGCTCTTGCTTCCGCACCACCATGGCCACGGCCTTAACATTGTCATTGCTCTCCTTCCTTCTCAGATGTCCAAGTTTGAGCGCATTTTGCCTCTCTTGTTAGATTAG